The following coding sequences are from one Methanohalophilus halophilus window:
- the dinB gene encoding DNA polymerase IV: protein MPPSRIIFHIDMDSFFSSVEVRGRPSLEGLPVVVGSDPKKGEGRGVVSTCSYEARKYGIHSAMPISKAYMLCPDAVFLRVNMALYKQASENIMLLLQRYTSVFQQVSVDEAYLDVTGIVKTYTEAQDLALRIKKEMYDDENLTCSIGVAPNKIVAKIASDYQKPDGLTVVKPETVQQFLFPMEVSAIPGVGRRTREILDKMGVRTIGDLARTDVQLLVSRLGKSALKLRQMALGNYHSKVAGKSEVKSISKEDTFEEDVGDMELLRETMDRLAQQVHSRLVRHGYVFRTVNLKIRFEDFTTYTRAFSLRATSNDLSVICKVGTRMLQEFSCKKKVRLIGIGVSSLMKIDSQQTTLEDFISGNQNENGNLIRPSR, encoded by the coding sequence ATGCCTCCATCCCGAATAATTTTCCATATTGATATGGATAGTTTTTTCTCCTCGGTAGAAGTACGTGGAAGACCATCCCTTGAGGGACTCCCAGTCGTGGTTGGGTCTGACCCCAAAAAAGGGGAAGGAAGGGGCGTGGTAAGTACGTGTTCCTACGAGGCGCGCAAGTACGGCATCCATTCTGCAATGCCCATTTCAAAAGCCTACATGCTTTGCCCGGATGCGGTCTTTTTGCGGGTGAATATGGCCCTCTATAAGCAGGCATCGGAAAATATAATGCTTCTGCTGCAGCGCTACACTTCTGTTTTCCAGCAGGTAAGTGTGGATGAAGCATACCTGGATGTTACTGGTATTGTGAAAACCTACACTGAGGCACAGGATCTTGCTCTCAGGATAAAGAAAGAGATGTATGATGACGAAAATCTCACCTGTTCTATCGGGGTAGCACCCAACAAGATTGTGGCCAAGATTGCTTCTGATTACCAAAAACCCGACGGTCTGACGGTTGTGAAGCCTGAAACTGTACAGCAATTCCTGTTTCCGATGGAAGTATCTGCCATTCCCGGTGTAGGCAGGCGTACCCGTGAGATCCTGGATAAAATGGGTGTCCGGACTATTGGGGACCTGGCACGCACCGATGTGCAACTGCTCGTATCCCGTCTGGGCAAATCCGCCCTTAAATTGCGCCAGATGGCGCTGGGTAATTATCACAGTAAGGTGGCCGGTAAAAGTGAGGTTAAATCCATCAGCAAGGAGGATACCTTTGAAGAAGATGTCGGGGATATGGAATTATTAAGGGAAACTATGGACAGGCTTGCGCAACAGGTACACAGCAGGCTGGTCAGGCATGGTTATGTGTTCCGTACTGTCAACCTAAAGATACGTTTCGAGGATTTTACTACATACACACGGGCTTTTTCTCTCAGGGCAACCAGCAATGACCTTTCTGTGATCTGCAAAGTAGGCACCCGTATGTTACAGGAATTCAGCTGCAAGAAGAAGGTAAGACTTATCGGGATAGGTGTTTCGAGCCTGATGAAGATAGATTCTCAACAGACTACCCTGGAAGATTTCATAAGTGGGAATCAGAATGAAAATGGAAACCTGATCAGGCCCAGCAGGTAA
- the rpiA gene encoding ribose 5-phosphate isomerase A, protein MTDRNAKSHHPGKEAAGRAAAELVKDGNIVGLGTGSTTAYAIKALGEKVKKGLDIRAVVTSYQSEMMAIQAGIPLTSLAENPVLDIAIDGADEVDANLNVVKGGGGAHFREKVVSLSANKFIVVVDDSKISDTISMAIPLEVLPCARELVQHQVAQMGGEASIRPASRKDGPVISDNGNFIMDAAFGEVPNPQEFADKLSNVVGIIEHGIFTNTDKVYIGYKDGKIELRE, encoded by the coding sequence ATGACAGATAGAAACGCAAAAAGTCATCATCCGGGCAAGGAAGCCGCCGGCAGGGCCGCAGCAGAACTTGTCAAGGATGGAAATATTGTGGGGCTGGGTACCGGCTCCACAACTGCCTATGCAATAAAAGCCCTCGGAGAAAAGGTCAAAAAGGGACTTGACATCAGGGCAGTTGTCACATCATATCAGTCGGAAATGATGGCGATACAGGCAGGCATACCTCTGACAAGCCTGGCTGAAAACCCCGTGCTTGATATTGCAATCGACGGTGCCGATGAAGTCGATGCAAATCTCAATGTGGTAAAGGGAGGCGGAGGTGCACACTTTCGGGAAAAAGTAGTATCCCTTTCCGCCAACAAATTCATTGTAGTTGTGGATGACTCAAAGATAAGCGATACAATATCAATGGCTATACCATTGGAAGTCCTGCCATGTGCCCGTGAACTTGTACAGCACCAGGTTGCTCAAATGGGTGGAGAAGCCAGTATACGTCCTGCATCCAGAAAAGATGGGCCCGTTATATCCGACAATGGTAATTTCATTATGGATGCTGCTTTCGGAGAGGTCCCAAATCCACAGGAATTTGCAGATAAACTGTCAAATGTTGTCGGAATCATAGAACACGGAATATTTACCAATACCGACAAAGTGTATATCGGTTACAAAGACGGAAAAATAGAACTGAGGGAATGA
- a CDS encoding phosphoribosyltransferase encodes MALPDKFKCVITNWDYIYNLCRDVSEDVKNSGYEPDIIIALARGGWFAGRVMCDFLGLDDLTSLKIEHYTGTAVAGDEPLIRYPLAENAATGKKVLIVDDITDSGQSMLHAKDYIQKQEPKEIRTATLQYLYNSAIDPDYCGERLEEWAWIVYPWNFIEDMTDIINGTMEREEAEYWDIPALKHVLYKHHSVESISFEIAQPGRLVEVLREMERRGILTSETTRGKTFWKKL; translated from the coding sequence ATGGCATTACCTGATAAATTCAAATGTGTTATTACAAATTGGGATTACATCTATAATCTTTGCAGGGACGTTTCTGAAGACGTAAAAAATTCAGGTTATGAACCCGATATCATTATTGCACTGGCCAGAGGCGGATGGTTTGCCGGTCGCGTGATGTGTGATTTTCTGGGACTCGATGATCTTACAAGCCTTAAGATCGAACATTATACAGGAACTGCCGTTGCAGGCGACGAACCACTGATACGCTACCCATTGGCAGAAAATGCTGCTACTGGCAAGAAGGTACTCATTGTGGATGATATAACAGACAGTGGCCAGAGTATGCTTCATGCAAAGGATTATATTCAGAAACAAGAACCAAAAGAGATCAGGACCGCCACTCTCCAGTACCTCTATAACTCTGCTATTGATCCCGATTATTGTGGTGAAAGATTGGAGGAATGGGCATGGATAGTCTATCCCTGGAATTTCATCGAGGATATGACCGACATCATTAATGGCACCATGGAGCGGGAAGAAGCCGAATACTGGGACATTCCCGCTCTGAAACATGTTCTCTATAAACACCATTCCGTGGAATCCATATCTTTTGAAATAGCCCAACCCGGCCGTCTTGTTGAAGTACTCAGGGAGATGGAAAGAAGAGGAATTTTAACTTCCGAAACCACACGGGGCAAAACATTCTGGAAAAAACTTTGA
- a CDS encoding heparan-alpha-glucosaminide N-acetyltransferase: MVLPEQRFWEVDLLRGCAIVLMIIYHTFYDLDLLGNFSFAVNQGELWIIGRSSAVLFIYTAGIALSLSYSRYRLKHPENRNPWQKYVKRGIRLFLWGGLITAVSWFAFPSMSIIFGILHFLGISIIFAYPLIEKKHANLIIAGVVIAIGFYLKTIRVPNDWFLWLGLHSTSFQTLDYFPLLPWFGLVLIGIATSNHLYPGYERRFSIPDMTELAPVRLLTAMGKRSLAMYLLHQPAIILILYLLGLIRFPFSF; this comes from the coding sequence ATGGTACTGCCTGAACAACGTTTCTGGGAAGTGGACCTTTTACGGGGCTGTGCCATTGTACTTATGATTATATACCACACATTTTATGATCTGGACCTGCTGGGGAATTTTTCTTTTGCTGTAAACCAGGGTGAATTATGGATAATCGGCAGAAGTTCAGCAGTTCTTTTTATATACACTGCAGGGATTGCCCTGAGCCTTAGTTATTCACGATACCGTTTGAAACATCCCGAAAACAGAAACCCCTGGCAAAAATATGTAAAAAGAGGAATCAGGCTATTTCTCTGGGGAGGATTGATTACAGCAGTAAGCTGGTTTGCGTTTCCCTCAATGTCAATAATATTCGGAATCCTCCATTTTCTGGGAATTTCAATAATATTTGCCTATCCGTTGATTGAAAAGAAACATGCCAACCTGATTATCGCGGGAGTTGTAATCGCAATTGGATTTTACCTGAAAACGATACGTGTGCCAAATGACTGGTTTTTGTGGCTGGGACTGCATTCCACTTCATTCCAAACACTGGATTATTTCCCCCTGCTTCCCTGGTTTGGCCTGGTACTGATAGGTATTGCTACAAGCAATCACCTCTATCCAGGCTATGAAAGAAGATTTAGCATTCCTGATATGACAGAGCTCGCTCCGGTACGACTGCTCACTGCAATGGGAAAAAGATCTCTTGCAATGTACCTGTTGCACCAGCCGGCCATAATACTGATCCTTTACCTGCTGGGCCTGATCAGGTTTCCATTTTCATTCTGA
- a CDS encoding signal recognition particle protein Srp54, translating into MVMDKLSNSLQDALKKLVGAGRIDERTVNDVVKDIQRALLQSDVNVKMVMQLSKSIKERALEEDVPQGMNPREHVIRIVYEELMKIVGEGTDIPLKPQKIMMIGLQGSGKTTTTSKLAHYFQRKGLKPAVICADTFRPGAYQQLKTLCESLNVPFYGEEGNPDAVGIVERGLAEIDKYDVKIIDTAGRHSLENDLIDEMERIHAISSPDYKLLVLDAGIGQQASEQAKAFNDSIGISGVVISKLDGTAKGGGAMSAVAATDSSIAFIGVGETPQDLEKFEADRFISRLLGMGDLRSLMEKAEESLSEDELDVESMMKGKFTLKDMYKQLEAMNKMGPMKQIMQMLPLGGMGMKVSDDAYEVTGQKMAQYKTLMDSMTEEEMINPRIIGSSRIKRISIGAGSNPETVRELLKYHKQMQNAMKGMRGGKFNMKKMMKKMGM; encoded by the coding sequence ATGGTAATGGACAAACTCAGTAATTCCCTGCAGGATGCCCTCAAAAAACTCGTAGGTGCCGGACGCATTGATGAGCGGACGGTAAACGATGTTGTAAAGGATATCCAGAGGGCGCTTCTTCAATCCGATGTTAATGTCAAGATGGTGATGCAGCTTTCCAAGAGCATAAAAGAGCGAGCTCTTGAGGAGGATGTTCCCCAGGGTATGAATCCCCGGGAGCATGTGATACGCATCGTTTATGAGGAACTAATGAAAATTGTGGGTGAAGGCACCGATATCCCGCTAAAACCTCAAAAAATAATGATGATTGGATTGCAGGGTAGTGGTAAGACTACAACCACGTCCAAACTTGCCCACTATTTCCAGCGTAAAGGGCTCAAACCTGCTGTGATCTGTGCTGATACTTTCAGGCCGGGGGCTTACCAGCAGCTTAAAACCCTTTGTGAATCCCTGAATGTGCCGTTCTATGGTGAAGAAGGCAATCCTGATGCTGTGGGTATAGTCGAAAGAGGTCTTGCTGAAATTGACAAATATGATGTGAAGATTATTGATACGGCAGGTCGCCACTCTCTCGAAAACGATCTTATAGATGAGATGGAGAGAATCCACGCAATTTCCAGTCCTGATTATAAATTGCTTGTACTTGATGCCGGTATAGGTCAACAGGCAAGCGAACAGGCAAAAGCATTCAACGACTCAATTGGGATTTCCGGTGTTGTAATCTCAAAACTTGATGGTACCGCAAAGGGTGGTGGTGCTATGTCCGCTGTTGCCGCAACCGATTCCTCGATAGCCTTCATTGGTGTTGGTGAAACACCACAAGACCTGGAAAAATTTGAGGCAGACAGGTTCATTTCCCGCCTGCTTGGGATGGGGGATCTCAGGTCCCTGATGGAAAAGGCAGAAGAATCCCTCTCAGAAGATGAACTCGATGTAGAGTCCATGATGAAGGGGAAATTTACCCTCAAGGACATGTACAAACAGCTTGAAGCCATGAACAAGATGGGTCCCATGAAGCAGATCATGCAAATGTTGCCACTGGGTGGTATGGGAATGAAAGTTTCCGATGATGCTTATGAAGTTACGGGACAAAAAATGGCACAGTACAAAACCCTCATGGATTCAATGACAGAAGAAGAAATGATAAATCCGCGTATTATCGGCAGTTCCCGCATTAAAAGGATATCCATAGGTGCCGGTTCTAATCCGGAAACTGTTCGTGAGCTGCTGAAATATCATAAACAGATGCAAAACGCCATGAAAGGTATGCGTGGCGGCAAATTCAACATGAAGAAAATGATGAAAAAGATGGGAATGTAA
- the gyrB gene encoding DNA topoisomerase (ATP-hydrolyzing) subunit B has product MSDRDVYDATHIQVLEGLEAVRKRPSMYIGSIDGRGLHHLVYEVVDNSIDEALAGYCTSIDVSINRDGSVTVRDDGRGIPTDIHSKYKKSALEVVMTILHAGGKFDKSSYKVSGGLHGVGVSVVNALSEWNDVEVHRNGKIFYQRYVRGKPLDDVIEKGDTESTGTSMTFKPDTDIFETVDFNFETLATRLRELAFLNREIKIVITDKRSDEPLQEVFEYDGGIVSFVEYLNKSRNVLHEQPIYFEREKEDTRVEIAMQYTDSYGEYVYSFANNINTHEGGTHLAGFKSALTRVANDYAKRNNLAKGDIKLSGDDIREGLAGIISVKLMDPQFEGQTKTKLGNSELKGIVESMVSEGLSEFMEENPKIASAILQKAMDARRAREAAKKARELTRRKSALEVSTLPGKLADCSEKDPSVSEIYLVEGDSAGGSAKMGRERRFQAILPFRGKILNVEKSRLSRILKNNEILSLITAMGTGIGDEYDLSKARYHKVVIMTDADVDGAHIRTLMLTFFFRYMTPLIDAGYVYIAQPPLYSIKKGKNQRFAYTEREKDKIIEEIGEKGVSIQRYKGLGEMNPDQLWKTTMNPQTRTILQVTMEDAVAADEMFSVLMGDEVAPRRKFIQEHAKDVINLDV; this is encoded by the coding sequence ATGAGTGACAGAGATGTCTATGATGCGACCCATATTCAGGTGTTGGAAGGACTGGAAGCCGTACGCAAGCGACCGAGCATGTATATCGGAAGCATTGATGGCCGGGGTTTACACCATCTTGTTTATGAAGTAGTGGATAACAGTATAGATGAGGCCCTTGCAGGCTATTGTACCTCAATTGACGTTTCTATAAACCGGGATGGATCGGTCACGGTCAGGGATGACGGCAGGGGAATCCCTACAGATATACATTCCAAATACAAAAAATCGGCACTTGAAGTTGTAATGACCATTCTGCATGCAGGGGGTAAATTCGATAAGAGTTCCTACAAGGTATCAGGTGGTCTTCATGGAGTAGGTGTCTCTGTTGTAAATGCTCTTTCTGAATGGAATGATGTTGAAGTTCACAGGAATGGCAAAATCTTCTATCAGCGTTATGTAAGAGGAAAACCTCTTGATGATGTTATCGAGAAAGGGGATACTGAAAGTACCGGTACATCGATGACCTTCAAACCGGATACCGACATTTTTGAAACAGTAGATTTTAATTTTGAAACCCTGGCCACAAGGTTAAGAGAACTTGCATTCTTAAATCGTGAAATTAAGATTGTCATAACCGATAAGAGATCAGATGAGCCCCTGCAGGAAGTTTTTGAATATGACGGCGGTATCGTCTCTTTTGTTGAATATTTGAACAAGAGCCGCAATGTACTGCATGAACAACCTATATATTTTGAGAGGGAAAAGGAAGATACCCGTGTTGAAATCGCCATGCAGTATACCGACAGTTATGGTGAATACGTCTATTCCTTTGCAAATAATATCAACACCCATGAAGGTGGTACTCATCTGGCGGGTTTCAAGTCAGCCCTGACCAGGGTTGCCAATGATTATGCCAAACGCAATAACCTTGCCAAAGGTGACATCAAACTCAGCGGTGATGATATCAGGGAAGGTCTGGCAGGAATCATCAGTGTTAAATTGATGGATCCTCAATTTGAGGGACAAACAAAGACAAAACTCGGAAACAGTGAACTTAAGGGTATTGTGGAATCCATGGTTTCTGAGGGTCTCTCGGAGTTCATGGAAGAAAACCCCAAGATTGCTTCTGCTATCCTTCAAAAAGCAATGGATGCACGCAGGGCCAGGGAAGCAGCCAAAAAGGCACGGGAATTAACACGGCGCAAAAGTGCTCTGGAAGTCAGCACTCTTCCCGGCAAACTTGCGGACTGTTCTGAAAAAGACCCTTCTGTATCTGAAATTTACCTTGTGGAAGGTGATTCTGCGGGTGGTTCGGCAAAGATGGGTCGTGAAAGGCGTTTCCAGGCGATTCTTCCATTTAGGGGTAAAATATTGAATGTGGAAAAATCCCGTTTGTCCCGGATATTGAAGAATAATGAGATCCTATCCCTGATCACTGCAATGGGAACCGGTATAGGGGATGAGTATGACCTCTCAAAGGCTCGCTATCACAAGGTGGTCATCATGACTGATGCCGATGTGGATGGCGCACATATACGCACCCTTATGCTGACTTTCTTTTTCCGCTACATGACCCCACTGATAGATGCTGGCTATGTATACATTGCACAACCCCCGCTCTACAGTATCAAGAAAGGTAAAAATCAACGATTTGCCTATACCGAGAGGGAAAAGGACAAAATAATTGAGGAAATCGGCGAAAAGGGTGTAAGTATACAGCGCTACAAGGGTCTTGGTGAAATGAACCCCGATCAACTGTGGAAAACAACCATGAATCCTCAGACACGCACTATTTTGCAGGTAACAATGGAGGATGCGGTAGCGGCTGATGAGATGTTTTCCGTTCTGATGGGAGATGAAGTTGCTCCCAGGCGTAAATTCATACAGGAGCATGCAAAGGATGTTATCAACCTGGATGTGTGA
- the mtnP gene encoding S-methyl-5'-thioadenosine phosphorylase — protein MKGYADIAIIGGSGVYDVNLFDNISQIEVDTPFGKPSDSITVGDFGEKKVCFLPRHGTGHRVSPTNLNSRANIFALKKLGVKQIIAASAVGSLKENIKPLDIVIPDQIYDRTKLRPSTFFDQDIVVHTGFADPFCFGMSNLLHKIAIGNGYNSHPEGTYVCIEGPQFSTRAESNVYRSLGFDIIGMTATPEAKLAREAEICYSTIATVTDYDVWHEEDVTMETIIGNVIKNEKAVRTIIRQALESLDIEQDCECRHALNGAIMTDSGIIPYETKYRLKTLIGKYID, from the coding sequence TTGAAGGGCTATGCAGACATTGCAATTATCGGTGGAAGCGGCGTATATGACGTAAATCTATTTGACAACATAAGCCAGATAGAGGTGGATACACCTTTTGGCAAACCGTCGGATTCAATTACAGTGGGAGATTTTGGAGAAAAGAAAGTCTGTTTCCTGCCGCGACATGGAACAGGACACAGGGTATCTCCAACAAACCTGAATTCCAGAGCCAACATTTTTGCCCTGAAAAAACTTGGTGTCAAACAGATAATAGCCGCCTCAGCTGTTGGAAGCCTGAAAGAAAACATAAAGCCTCTGGACATTGTAATTCCTGACCAGATATATGACAGGACAAAACTTCGTCCTTCAACTTTTTTTGATCAAGATATAGTTGTCCACACTGGTTTTGCTGATCCTTTTTGTTTCGGGATGTCAAATTTGCTCCATAAAATTGCAATTGGAAACGGCTACAACAGTCATCCCGAAGGGACCTACGTATGTATCGAAGGGCCCCAGTTTTCAACCAGGGCCGAATCAAATGTTTATAGGTCACTGGGTTTTGATATAATCGGAATGACTGCCACACCTGAGGCAAAACTTGCACGGGAAGCTGAAATCTGCTATAGCACCATTGCAACTGTAACCGATTATGATGTATGGCATGAAGAAGACGTGACTATGGAAACTATCATCGGAAATGTAATAAAAAACGAAAAAGCAGTTAGAACAATTATTCGTCAGGCACTTGAATCCCTTGATATTGAGCAGGATTGTGAATGCAGGCATGCTCTTAATGGAGCAATAATGACTGATTCGGGAATAATACCTTACGAAACAAAGTACAGACTAAAAACTCTTATTGGCAAATATATCGACTAA
- the aspS gene encoding aspartate--tRNA(Asn) ligase yields the protein MSLANLRTHYTTQINPGKIGDDKVALAGWVHEVRDLGGICFVVLRDRQGRAQVTLVKKKIDRELFNFARKLIRESVISVRGSIKPEEKAPNGYELIPDEIELLNEAESPLPLDTTGKVDAELDTRLDSRFIDLRRSRTNAIFRIRHEVLHAVRNYLANDGFLETSSPKVVATATEGGTALFPITYFDREAFLNQSPQLFKQILMSGGMDRVFEIGPIFRAEEHDTRRHLNEATSIDIEASFVDHFDVMEILESMVEYVYTQVIENVPDALEVLGIELKVPKTPFLKLTYQEAIEIVNSHGEEELKWGDDLSTLSEHTIGEHVFQETGEEHYFIIDWPTEIKPFYAMPYEEKPEFSKSFDMMHRTMELSSGAQRIHVPEMLKNRIADQGLDPEGFDFYLRAFSYGMPPHSGWGLGCERFVMTMLGVENIRDVVLFPRDRRRLSP from the coding sequence ATGTCATTGGCAAATTTAAGGACGCATTATACTACACAAATCAACCCCGGTAAAATCGGAGACGACAAGGTTGCTCTTGCAGGTTGGGTACATGAGGTACGTGATCTTGGAGGAATCTGTTTTGTTGTATTAAGGGACAGACAGGGAAGAGCCCAGGTTACTCTTGTAAAGAAGAAAATTGATAGGGAACTATTCAATTTCGCCAGAAAACTTATCCGAGAATCAGTTATCTCTGTCAGGGGCAGTATTAAGCCCGAAGAAAAAGCCCCTAATGGTTATGAATTGATACCTGATGAGATAGAACTGCTCAATGAAGCAGAATCTCCCCTGCCTCTGGACACCACAGGAAAAGTGGATGCTGAACTCGACACAAGACTGGATTCACGTTTCATAGATTTGAGAAGAAGCAGGACAAATGCCATATTCAGGATAAGACATGAGGTTCTGCATGCTGTCAGGAATTATCTTGCAAATGATGGATTCCTGGAAACGTCAAGTCCCAAGGTTGTGGCCACAGCAACCGAAGGAGGTACTGCCCTATTCCCGATTACTTATTTCGACAGGGAGGCCTTCCTCAACCAGAGTCCCCAGCTTTTCAAGCAGATCCTGATGTCCGGTGGAATGGACAGGGTATTTGAGATCGGACCGATCTTCCGTGCAGAGGAACACGACACCCGCCGCCACCTGAACGAAGCTACATCTATTGATATAGAGGCGAGTTTTGTTGACCACTTCGATGTAATGGAAATCCTTGAAAGCATGGTGGAATATGTTTACACCCAGGTAATAGAGAACGTACCCGATGCTCTTGAAGTACTGGGAATTGAACTCAAGGTCCCGAAAACCCCATTCCTCAAACTGACATATCAGGAAGCGATAGAAATTGTCAATTCCCATGGCGAAGAGGAATTGAAATGGGGAGACGATCTTTCCACCCTTTCCGAACATACAATCGGAGAACATGTATTTCAGGAAACAGGGGAAGAACACTATTTCATCATAGACTGGCCAACCGAAATAAAACCATTCTACGCCATGCCCTACGAGGAAAAACCTGAATTCTCCAAGTCCTTTGACATGATGCACAGGACCATGGAACTCTCCTCCGGTGCACAGCGTATACACGTTCCGGAAATGCTCAAAAACAGGATAGCAGATCAGGGACTTGATCCTGAAGGTTTTGATTTCTATCTGCGCGCTTTCAGTTACGGAATGCCCCCTCACTCCGGCTGGGGTTTGGGTTGTGAAAGATTTGTGATGACCATGCTTGGCGTGGAGAACATCCGCGATGTCGTACTGTTCCCCAGAGACCGCAGGCGTCTTTCCCCATAA
- a CDS encoding EamA family transporter yields the protein MFPFPAELLVVVFGLAAAMSWGTGDFSGGIATRKTSVYIVVMITQFIGFFLLVTTGHITSEPFPLKIDYLWALLVGIFGNVGILSLYKGLSSGKMRLVAPVSAVVAVLVPVIYSLFSEGLPEFHKVLGFGIALAGVWLVSSSSLAKINTGDLKLPFLAGLGFGLVYISIGNFSGVSIFWTLAVAKIEGATILLLFLLSKGNLCIPAKKVALPILIAGIGDTAGSIFFTAASQVGRLDIATVTSALYPAGTVLLSWIVLGEYLSSRQWMGVFMALFSVILLSV from the coding sequence ATGTTTCCATTTCCTGCTGAATTGCTAGTCGTAGTTTTTGGTCTTGCAGCTGCTATGTCCTGGGGCACGGGAGACTTCAGTGGCGGTATTGCAACCAGAAAGACCAGTGTTTACATAGTTGTTATGATAACCCAGTTCATAGGTTTCTTCTTACTTGTTACTACAGGCCACATAACCTCGGAACCCTTTCCTTTAAAAATTGATTATTTATGGGCCCTTCTGGTAGGGATATTCGGGAATGTAGGAATTCTTTCCCTTTACAAGGGCCTTTCATCGGGGAAAATGAGGCTTGTAGCACCTGTATCTGCGGTTGTTGCCGTTCTTGTTCCTGTTATTTATAGCCTTTTTTCAGAAGGGTTACCTGAATTCCATAAAGTTTTGGGATTTGGTATTGCTCTTGCAGGTGTGTGGTTGGTCTCAAGCAGCAGCCTGGCAAAAATCAATACAGGTGATCTCAAACTCCCTTTTCTTGCAGGACTGGGATTTGGATTGGTTTATATCTCGATCGGCAATTTCAGTGGAGTTTCAATCTTCTGGACACTGGCAGTTGCTAAAATTGAAGGTGCAACAATATTGCTATTGTTTCTACTCTCAAAAGGCAATCTATGCATACCGGCTAAAAAAGTGGCTCTTCCCATTCTTATTGCAGGTATTGGTGACACTGCAGGCAGTATCTTTTTCACAGCAGCAAGTCAGGTAGGAAGGCTGGATATTGCCACGGTCACATCTGCTCTTTACCCGGCAGGCACAGTCCTGCTTTCCTGGATAGTGCTTGGTGAATATCTATCTTCCAGACAATGGATGGGCGTATTTATGGCTTTGTTTTCAGTTATTTTGCTGTCTGTTTGA
- a CDS encoding Zn-ribbon domain-containing protein, with the protein MPHKCTKCETVFEDGAEVILNGCPNCGWNKFLYVSKESEKETDEVEKDSETTKEVTEEKEKTSPSEEFIHEVDEFIGIEHKESTIIEDDGEKVESVRIIGPGSYELNLDSLLEREEIIMAIKENGTYAVDLASTFHSKRKKK; encoded by the coding sequence ATGCCTCACAAATGTACTAAATGTGAGACTGTATTTGAAGACGGGGCCGAAGTTATCCTCAATGGCTGCCCGAACTGTGGATGGAACAAATTTCTCTACGTAAGCAAAGAGTCCGAAAAGGAAACTGATGAAGTAGAGAAAGATAGTGAAACCACAAAAGAGGTTACTGAGGAAAAAGAAAAGACATCTCCTTCCGAAGAATTCATTCATGAAGTTGATGAATTCATAGGGATTGAGCATAAAGAAAGCACCATTATCGAAGACGATGGGGAGAAAGTTGAATCTGTACGTATTATTGGCCCGGGTTCCTATGAGTTGAACCTTGACTCACTGCTTGAACGCGAGGAAATCATCATGGCAATCAAGGAAAACGGGACCTATGCGGTAGACCTGGCCTCCACATTCCACAGCAAGCGCAAGAAAAAATGA